From Salvelinus namaycush isolate Seneca chromosome 24, SaNama_1.0, whole genome shotgun sequence, one genomic window encodes:
- the ccdc167 gene encoding coiled-coil domain-containing protein 167, with product MTKSKDKREKVSVASEIDRVEERRLRCHDSIERAEFRRRREELSDQDRQSLEDEMTIMNERMQKYDKELEVLRGENRRNMVLSVALLAVSALFYYAFIHY from the exons ATGACCAAATCTAAGGACAAGAGAGAGAAAGTCAGCGTTGCTAGCGAA ATTGATCGTGTTGAGGAGCGACGGTTGCGATGTCACGATAGTATCGAGAGGGCAGAGTTCAGACGGCGGCGCGAGGAGCTCTCGGATCAAGACAG ACAATCGCTGGAGGATGAAATGACGATAATGAACGAAAGGATGCAAAAGTATG ATAAAGAGCTGGAGGTgttgagaggagagaacaggaggaaTATGGTGCTCTCTGTTGCTCTATTGGCCGTCAGTGCTCTCTTCTACTACGCCTTTATCCACTACTGA